A region from the Anomaloglossus baeobatrachus isolate aAnoBae1 chromosome 11, aAnoBae1.hap1, whole genome shotgun sequence genome encodes:
- the LOC142256504 gene encoding olfactory receptor 5G29-like produces MKSNHTIVTEFILLGFSGVIENQIFLFPIFLCSYIITVGGNLSIILAYQLTPSLHTPMYFFLSHFSLLEILYVSCTVPKMLSSLWSECKAISFSGCAIQMYCVLLLGGTECYMLGAMAYDRYNAICHPLLYNVIMSDVLCIQHIVGSYVIGAVNALIHTTFTFSLPFCGSNEIDHFFCDVPPVLELSCQDIWVNELVIFVIGGCLVIGSFILTLISYVEIISKILKLHSSSSKKKTFATCSSHFLVVIIFYGSAIFMYFRPRSSHRIGQNSVISLMYTVISPLFNPFIYSLRNQEVKSSIKNIFLQMKRL; encoded by the coding sequence ATGAAGAGCAATCACACAATAGTAACAGAATTTAttcttttgggattttctggagttATCGAGAATCAAATTTTCCTTTTTCCGATCTTTTTATGTTCCTATATCATTACAGTGGGTGGGAACCTATCTATAATCCTTGCATACCAGCTAACTCCAAGCCTTCACACTCCAATGTATTTTTTTCTTTCACATTTTTCACTCCTGGAAATACTATACGTCTCATGTACTGTCCCTAAGATGTTGTCCAGTCTATGGTCAGAATGTAAAGCCATCTCCTTCTCTGGCTGCGCTATACAAATGTATTGTGTCTTGCTGTTGGGTGGAACAGAATGCTACATGCTCGGAGCCATGGCTTATGACCGCTATAACGCCATATGTCACCCTCTGTTATATAATGTGATTATGAGTGACGTTCTCTGTATCCAGCATATAGTGGGATCATATGTCATTGGCGCCGTGAATGCCCTAATTCACACAACATTCACTTTTTCATTACCGTTCTGTGGATCAAATGAGATAGACCATTTCTTCTGTGATGTGCCACCCGTCCTAGAACTTTCCTGCCAGGATATTTGGGTTAATGAACTTGTGATATTTGTGATTGGCGGATGTCTTGTGATTGGTTCCTTTATTTTAACATTGATTTCCTATGTAGAGATCATTTCAAAAATTCTAAAACTTCATTCCTCATCCAGCAAGAAAAAAACTTTTGCAACCTGCTCCTCTCACTTTTTGGTTGTTATAATATTTTATGGTTCAGCAATTTTTATGTACTTTAGACCCAGGTCAAGCCATAGAATTGGACAAAACAGTGTGATCTCGTTAATGTATACAGTTATTTCTCCGCTCTTTAACCCTTTTATATACAGCCTACGGAACCAAGAGGTCAAATCAAGTATCAAGAACATATTTTTACAGATGAAAAGACTCTAA